The following proteins are co-located in the Palaemon carinicauda isolate YSFRI2023 chromosome 3, ASM3689809v2, whole genome shotgun sequence genome:
- the LOC137638016 gene encoding crustacyanin-C1 subunit-like produces MNALRPLLFAALVVGGTAFRKLNIPDYVVPGTCPAINEKQLWDMQSPRLFQMGGIWYQHSNTPLEFQPIKKCLQVKYTWDGEGFSTAAMGLSRSGVQMKNEGRLYPMANGEPRIEITAQHSIPSPLVILDTDFFNYACLYSCMEMGGRYITDMGFVYSRKPKLHQAYQKVCEGAFRKIGVDTNRFVKTFQGDTCSYPEAH; encoded by the exons GCAAACTCAATATTCCAGATTATGTGGTTCCTGGAACATGTCCTGCCATCAACGAGAAACAACTCTGGGATATGCAAAGTCCCAGACTTTTCCAG ATGGGAGGAATTTGGTACCAGCATTCTAACACTCCTTTAGAGTTCCAGCCCATCAAGAAATGTCTGCAGGTCAAATACACTTGGG ACGGAGAGGGCTTCAGCACAGCTGCCATGGGTCTCTCGAGAAGCGGAGTCCAGATGAAGAACGAAGGAAGGCTTTATCCTATGGCCAATGGAGAGCCGCGTATCGAGATCACTGCGCAACACT CAATTCCATCACCGCTGGTCATCCTCGACACAGACTTCTTCAACTACGCCTGTCTGTACTCCTGTATGGAGATGGGCGGACGCTACATCACTGACATGGGCTTCGTCTACTCCCGCAAGCCGAAACTACACCAGGCCTACCAGAAGGTGTGCGAAGGGGCCTTCAGGAAGATTGGTGTAGACACCAATCGCTTCGTCAAGACCTTCCAGGGAGACACGTGCTCGTATCCAGAGGCTCATTAA
- the LOC137635265 gene encoding crustacyanin-C1 subunit-like, producing the protein MKHVYLSLVALLVGPSVVRSVPDFVKEGSCPMVNEAALWQQQQLNHWQMDGNWYQHSRTPNPFDPFSRCMQWRLKYTGGAFRTASNGVDAAGAPIRTLGSLFYDPKGPRLLVTHEGAPPAPLVVLATDYQNYACFYACKDVQRRFYADFGFIFSRTPKMDPRHVKVCQEAFTKIGVDSSTFEQTPQGDNCPYEETQAI; encoded by the exons ATGAAGCACGTCTACTTGTCCCTGGTGGCCCTTCTTGTGGGCCCCTCTGTGGTCAGAAGTGTCCCGGACTTTGTGAAAGAGGGGTCCTGCCCAATGGTGAATGAGGCAGCACTGTGGCAACAGCAGCAACTGAACCACTGGCAG ATGGATGGAAACTGGTATCAGCATTCACGCACACCCAACCCTTTTGACCCTTTCTCCAGATGTATGCAGTGGAGACTGAAATACA CTGGAGGCGCTTTCCGAACAGCCTCGAATGGCGTTGATGCAGCAGGAGCTCCTATAAGGACTCTAGGATCCCTCTTCTACGATCCCAAGGGACCACGCCTTTTGGTTACTCACGAAGGAG CTCCGCCAGCACCTTTGGTTGTGCTCGCCACCGATTACCAGAACTACGCCTGCTTCTATGCTTGCAAGGACGTCCAAAGAAGGTTCTACGCAGACTTTGGCTTCATTTTCTCCCGAACCCCCAAAATGGATCCACGTCATGTGAAAGTTTGTCAAGAGGCCTTTACCAAAATTGGTGTAGATTCGTCGACTTTCGAACAGACTCCTCAGGGAGACAATTGCCCCTACGAGGAGACTCAGGCCATTTAA